The DNA sequence GGACCAAACTGGCAGTGACCACATAAGCCAATTCCGCATTTCATATTTCGCTCCATGGACAGAAAAATGTTGTTCTCTTTAACCCCTCTTTTAATAAGCTCAATAGCTGTAAAGCGCATCATCACTTCTGGTCCGCACACAAAAGCAACTGCATTTAACGGATCAAACGGAGCCCTTGGGATCAATGTTGTTACAACGCCGACATTCCCCTTCCATCCACTCGTTCCCCTGTCAACAGTGACATAAACCTCAAAATCAAACCTTGATTTCCATTTTTCAATTTCACGCTTATAAAGAATATCTTCAGGGGTCCTTGCACCATAAAGCAATATAACACGGTTATATCTTCCCCTGTTGGACAAAATATAATAAATTGCCGGTCTTAATGGCGCCAACCCAATTCCCCCAGCAACTATAACAACATCGCACCCCGCACACCTGTCAACTGGCCAACTTGTCCCAAAAGGACCTCTTATTCCAAGAACATCACCCTTTCTTAGAGTCCCCATCGCTTTCGTCACAGTCCCAACCATTCTTGTTGTGTGAACTATGCGATTTTTCTTATTAGGATCCCCACTTATAGAGATTGGAACCTCTCCAACTCCAAAAACATAAATCATATTAAACTGTCCTGGCAGAAACTCAAATTCAATTCCTGATTCAACTGGCTCAAGCTCAAGAGTAAAAGTATCATCTGTTTCTTGCTTCCTTGAGCGCACCTGAAATAAGATGGGAAGCATCGGATTTTTAATAGATGATGTGACTATTATACTTTCAACCTGCACCATATAAATCAAGTAATTGTATTCTTGTTGCTTGAAGTCGTTGTTCAACAATTGTTACAAATCTTTTCAAAAGCTCATACCCAAGACTATGATCTTCCTCGCACTTATTTCTCAAGCATTTACCATCAAGAGCTATAGCCCTCGTTGGTTCAACTGCTTTAGCATCAAAGTGCCAATAATACGGTGGAATAATCCAAGACCATCCAAGCACTTCACCGTCCTCAAGAGTTTGAATTATAACAGGTTCCTTTCCCGGAACCGAAATTTCAAGTGATACCCTGCCATCCCGTATTATATAAAATTCATTTGCCTCCTCTCCTTCACGAAATATAAACTCACCAGCTTTGTAAAAAACATTCTTTGCACATCCAAGTATGAGCTCAAGATATTCCTTTTTAAGGTCTTTAAAAAATGGATGCTCTGCAAGTATTTTTTCCAATGTTTCAATACTCATGATCTCACCCAATTTTTAAATTTTAACTTTGCTCAGCTCTCTTTTGAAAATTTTAACATTTTCAACTATATCAATGCCAACTGGACACCATGTTATACATCTTCCACATCCAACGCACCCGAGCATTCCAAATTGATTCTTCCAAGTTGAAAGCTTGTGCACCATCCACTGCCTATATCTTGACATTGTTGAATATCTTAGGCTTCCACCGTGTATATATGAAAACTCAAGCGTAAAGCAGGAATCCCATCGCCTTATCCTTTTTACATTTTGCCCTGATAAATCAGTTACATCTTCAATCGTATTGCAAAAGCATGTTGGGCAAACCATCGTACAATTTGCACAGGTCAAACATTTCTCCGATACCTTATCCCAGAGTGGATTTTCATAATTTGACTGTAAAAGTTCAACAATCCCCTCAAGGTCAACTTCTTTCTTAAACTTTTTGATCGCATCACTTGAAACTTTATCAGCTTTTTCAATTTCTTCTTTTGTCGCTTCGGCGAACCCCAGCATCTCCAGCATCTCTTTTCCCTCCTCCGTTCCCGCCCTCGCCAGAAGATAATGTTCCTCATCTGAAACAACCTCTGTTAAGACAATATCATACCCAGTTAAAACCCTTGGACCGGTCCCCGTTGACAGGCAAAAACAGTTATCCCCAGGCTCATTGCAATTTACTGCTATTAAGAAAACATTCTCTCTGATTTTTAAATAATTTGGATCTTTATACTGTCCCCCTCCAAAGATTTTATCTTGAATCAAGATAGCTGAAATTTCACAAGCTCTTACACCAACAAAGACAAACTTTTGTCCCTCAAAATTTGGCTCAATAAGCTCAAACTTTCCATTGCTTCTCTTTGCCTCCCAAATAGTCAAAAGTGGTGGGAAAAGAAATTTTTTCCAAGACTGAGGACCAACAACATAACCAAACAAAGCATTATCACCCCGCCTTTTCAATCTATAACTCCCAGGCTTCTGCTCATCTGTTAACCCAACTGGCAGGTCTTTAACATCTTGAATTTCATCATAAACAATCGCATTATCTCTGATGGTGGGACCAACAATCTTATATCCCCCTGTTTTGAACTGTTCAAAAATCCTGTTTAAATCTTGAGGTGCTAAGCGATAAATTTTTTCCTTATTCATTCTCAATCTATATTTATTAAACTTCAAATTAAAAATTGGGCAAAAAATGTGCCACTAAAAACATCAATGTAAGACAATCAATAATGTGAACAAAAATTAACAAAATGTGTAAAACTGCAACACCCACGCACACTCAAAACTTCTACATTTCAAATCACCAGCGATAATAATAAGGTTGATAAAAGAAGGGAATCTGACGATATTGGATGTTTATCAAAAGATTATTAAGCGGGCGATAATTCAACTCAACCCTATTGATATAAATTCCATTAATGCTGTTGCTCAAACCCCTTCCCAATGAACCAAACGGCGAGTTAACAAAACTTATATCCGCCTGTAAATTTAAATTATCCGAAAACCTGTAAAAAATTGAATTTGTATATGAATTTATCATTATTCCCTTACCCCCAACACTCAAATATGAAACCGAAAAAGTATGTCTCATAAATAAATTCGCTGGATTAAAAAACCCAAAATAACTTCTCTGCCCACCCTGAATTATTGATTGATAAACATCTGGCTTTGACTCAACTTGCTCCTTAAATTGTGCAGATGCAAAGGCAGTTATCACAGCAAACATGACAAGCATCAAAATTATACGCCTCATCTCTACTCTCCAATTTTTGTTTTCTCTGTCTTTAATATAGAAAACGCAAATGTAATTGTCAAGTTCCCAAATTGACTTTTTGTTTTTGATTTTTAATTTTTATTTCCAAATTTATCTTTGTAGAACAACAAAGGCTCAAACGAAATGAAACTAAAAAATATGTTCTTGGCTACCTTGCTTATAATAGGATGTGGTCTCACAACGCTTCCCAACGATAATTACTACGACAAAATCTATGTTTCAAATGTTGTTATCAAAGATGAATCGGGAGAAATCACAGATACCATCAAAATCAATCATAACTTTACAGTTGAAATTTACGGCGCTTTCCCAGACCCATGTTGGGAATTTCATAAAATTGAAGTTGAAGAACTTAAAAATGAATTCAGGATAACGCCGATAGCAAAAAGGGAAAAATCCAAAATTTGCCCACAAGTTATAACCCCATGCACAACCCAAGTTAAATTACTTTGTAAAAGCACTTCCGATACACTTAAAGTTTCTGTCATAGGCAAAACTGAAAAAATTTCAAAAACAATAAATGTCATACGATAAAGATGCCCTCTGATATTGAAATTGAAAAAAAGGATGAATTTTATCTCGCTCGTTGTCTGCAACTTGCCCTTAAGGGCAAAGGTTATGTCAGTCCAAATCCAATGGTGGGATGCGTCATCGTAAAAGATAACAAAATAATCGGCGAAGGTTATCACGCAAGATATGGTGAAGAACACGCTGAAGTAAATGCGATAAAAAACGCAACTGAAAGCGTTGAAGGTGCAACTTTATATGTAAACCTTGAACCATGTATTCATTACGGCAAAACCCCGCCATGTGTTGATCTAATCATTGAATCAAAAATCAAAAAAGTTGTAATTGGCACAATTGATCCAAACCCACTTGTAAATGGAAAAGGAATTGAAAAACTTAAAAAAGCAGGTATTGAAGTTAAAGTTGGAGTCCTTGAAAATGAGTCAAAAAAGTTAAATGAAGCATTTTTTAAATATATAACTCAAAAAATTCCATTCGTTGCCCTTAAAATTGCCCAAACAATTGACGCAAAAATCGCAGATCCAGAAGGAAATTCAAAATGGATAACCTGCGAACAATCGCTTCGTTTCGTCCACCAATTAAGGAGTGAATATGATGCCGTTTTAATCGGAAGTCGCACCGCAAAACTTGATAACCCAAACCTCACCGTCAGACTCGTTGAGGGAAGAAATCCTTATAGAGTTATACTTGACTCGGCTTTAAGCCTTCCACTTGAGTTAAATGTATTCTCGGACAAATTCACAGATAAAACAATTGTTTTCACATCAAGCGACGCACTTAAAACGAAGAAAGATAAAGTTGAAAAACTTAACTCACTTGGGATAGATGTTTTAACTGTAAAATCAAGAAGAAGAAAACTTGACCTGAAAGATGTCCTTGAAAAACTTGGAGAAAAAGGCATAATTTCAGTTCTCGTTGAAGGTGGCGGAAAAATCTTCACAGAATTCATAAAGCAAAAACTTGCCGATAAAGTTTATATCTTCATCGCTCCAAAAATCCTTGGGAAAGGTATAGCAAGCATAGGTGATGTCGGAATAAGGTCAATTCGTGAAATAATAAATTTGAAAGAGATTTCAATACAAAACTTCGGGGATGATGTCATGATAACGGGTTACCTTTGATTCTCTCTATGTGCATTGACGATATAAGCTGCGGTGAAATAACCGATAGACGAACCAAGAAAAACATCCGAAAACCAATGCTGATTGTTATAAACACGGGCAAGCGCAGTCAAAACCGCAGGCGTATAAATGAAAAACTTTACAAATTTACTCTCAAACTTTGATGCTATAACAGTTGAAATTGCAAAACTCAAAGTCGCATGTCCCGACGGAAACGAATAAAATTTATTCCCACCGAAACTGAATGGATGAAATTTAAATTTATCACCACTTACATACGGTCTCTCCCGACCAAAGGCAACTTTTAAAAGTGTGGTCACAAAACCAGATAAAGCACCCGCTTCAAAAACCATTAAACCAATCTCTCTAATTTCATCATCCCTGAATAGCATCCCCGAAGAGTATAAAGAACCACTTATTAACCCCCACATCCACACAGTCCCGTAATATCTGTCAATCTCCATCGCTGTTTTGAAGATTTTATTATCAAACCTTTGAAAATCCTTATTCAAATGATCTAAACTGAAAAGTAAAATCGTCCCAGCGCTGATAGCCGACAAACGGAAAAAATCTTCTTTATTGAAACCAGATGGCGCAGAAAAATAATTTGCGGAGTTTTTTGCAAACGTCTTAACATCCGCGTTCAACTTATCAAACAAACTTTGAGAAATGGAAATTTCAAAAAGGAGGAGAAAAGATAAAATTACCAAGGAAATTTTAACCAAAGACACCTTCCACATAATTCCTCCCTCTTGCTTTATTTTTGATGTTTGGACGACGCAACCCAACTGAACCATTCAAATTTGACTTTTTCTCCCATCGGTTTTAAATTTAATTCAAAAATAAAGCAACGAAAAAATGAAAATCAAGAACCTGTTCGTAGTTTTCCTTTTGCTTATAACAAGTTGCGGAAAAGAGGACGCAAATTTATTTGAGAAAGCAGATAAAGAATATCAAAAGAAAAACTTAAAGACTGCAATTGACCTTTACAAGCACTTCGCCCAAAAGTATCCTGAAAGTTCAAAAGCACCCGAAGCACTCTTCAAACTTGCACAGATTTATTTAAATGACCTTCGCTTACCTAAAGAAGCTGTTGGATATTTTGAACAAATAGTTCAAAAATATCCAAACACAAGAGAAGCGATGAATGCGCTTTTCATGCTTGGTTTTATCTATGCCAATGAAATTCACGATTACAATAAAGCAAGAGAACACTACCAAAAATTTCTTGAACAATATCCAAACTCCGAACTTGCTATATCAGCAAAGTTTGAACTTGAAAACCTTGGAAAAGAACCCGAAAAAATTTTAACAAAATAATTCCTACAGATAAATAATCTGATGATTGAATTCAAACACCTCTAAATCGTCAAATAACTTATCAATCAAACCGAAACCGTATTTGTTAAGGAAATAAATTACATTCAAAACTCTCTCCTGAATCTCATTTTCTGGGAAAAGATTAATTTTCAACTTTTCAATTTGCTTTAAGATGATTTCATTTCTCTTTTGATTTGCGTTCACTGTTTTTTCATAAATGTTGTTTATATGGTAAAGAATTTTGCTCGCAGAATTATCAACCGCCCCGCCAAGCGATGGCTCTATACCTAAAACAAAATCTTTAACTTCACCAAGTAACGACTCAAATCTTGACCTCATAACTTTGAAAAAGCCATCAATATCAATATCTGAATCCATAGTTGAAATTTTTTTCGCAACAGATGAGAAGTCTGAAAAGAGTTCCTCAAATTCAACTTTATACTTTTCTAAAATTTTCCTCACTTTTGGTTCAATCAGAGTTGCGCTAATTCTCGGAAAGATGACGGGCATAGGAAGCCCAAAATAAATATACGCTGGCTTAAGCTGTGCGAAATACGCAATCTCAGATGGACCAGCAACATAAAAAATTGTCGGCAAAAGGGTATCCTGACATATTGGTCTTAATATAACATTGGGGCTTAACGCCTGTGGATTTGTCTCAAGTATGTGCTTGAGCTCTCCTTTACTGAACTTAAATCTTGCTCCTTTCAATCTGAACATCCCCTTTTCCTCTGCTGGCTCAATTGGATACCTGCCTCCTCTATAAAACAAAAATAGATTCATAGCCCGTGGTTTCACCTGTGCGTGATATCTTTCCTCAAGCTCTGCGCTCACATCAACTATTAAATTTGAAAGTTTAGGATGCTCGTCTATCTCCCGCTCAAAAATTGGCACAAGAAATCTTTTAAGTTCAGCATCATTTGGATTTAAGAAAACCAAGCCATGGTTCTTAAATAACCCTCCAACAAATTTCGCAAACGATTCAGCAAAGTTAAATCCCTCCTTATATGTTGAACGAACAAAGCTTATGACATCGTTTTTGAATTCGCTATCCTGAAGTTCCTCTTCAAATTTCCTCAAGACAGATTCAAATCTATCGTTAAATTTAATTTCTCCAACAGGACCATAGTTCTCCCTCGGAGTATCCTCTGGATTAAACTCAATTTTAACAAGTTCGTTACTTGAGTTGAAAACTTTTACATGGTTAGCTTCAAAGAAATCGTGATCTTCACTTTCAAGATAAAAAACGGGAACGAAATTGAAATCTTTAAATTTTTCGGATAAGAAATCGGAAAGTTTTATCGCTGTTATAATTTTGTAGATTGTGTAAAGCGGACCAGACATAAGTCCAACTTGCTGACCCGTGACCACAGCGAGTGTGTTATCTCTGGAAAGGAGTTCAAGTTTTTCTCTTGCGCTGAAATTCTCATAATAGAAATTTTGCCTCTTCAAAATTTCAACAACTTTTTCACGATTTTTGTAATTTTTCAGGACAGATTCAATCAAACTGTTAAGATTATCAAGGTCATTGAAGTTATAATTATAAAACCTCTGAACATTTTTAAAGTTGTAGACATAATCAATGAAAAGGCGTGTTACACCGCCATAGTTTGGGAAGAGATACCGAAAATTTACCGATTGCATTGCATTGATTTTTTATTTCAAATTTCTTCAACGATTATTTCTGGTTTAACAAGTTCTTTGGGGATTAAAGTTGGCCAGTATGCTATAACCTCGCTTGGATGTGGACGACCTCCACCAAAACCAGTCACACCGGGAGGACCCGTCAAAATCAAAGCTGGCACTTCACGACCAAATCTATCAACATCTTCAAAATTTTTACCACGAACCGCAATTCTTAACACAACTTCATTTGGTTCATCAATTTTATGTGCAAGTGGACCGTGACAGGAATTATAGCCAAGAAATTCTGTATGTATTTCCTCAAACTCAAGCCCAAGGTCCTTCAATCTCGTTCTTATTATCTCATCTGCTTTCTTTGCCTTCTCAAGGGCATCGGGCCAGGAATATGTCAAAGTCCCAACAGCCATATATCCATCAAAATAAGACATTGAAACTTTATAAAATTGCGTTGGTGGTCTTCCTTTAACACCATAAACCCTCACCCTGTCTTTCCCAATTTGTTCAAGTTTTATCGTCGTAAAATCAGCAATCACTTCTGGAGTTATATAATTTGTTG is a window from the Candidatus Kryptobacter tengchongensis genome containing:
- a CDS encoding 4Fe-4S dicluster domain-containing protein; the encoded protein is MNKEKIYRLAPQDLNRIFEQFKTGGYKIVGPTIRDNAIVYDEIQDVKDLPVGLTDEQKPGSYRLKRRGDNALFGYVVGPQSWKKFLFPPLLTIWEAKRSNGKFELIEPNFEGQKFVFVGVRACEISAILIQDKIFGGGQYKDPNYLKIRENVFLIAVNCNEPGDNCFCLSTGTGPRVLTGYDIVLTEVVSDEEHYLLARAGTEEGKEMLEMLGFAEATKEEIEKADKVSSDAIKKFKKEVDLEGIVELLQSNYENPLWDKVSEKCLTCANCTMVCPTCFCNTIEDVTDLSGQNVKRIRRWDSCFTLEFSYIHGGSLRYSTMSRYRQWMVHKLSTWKNQFGMLGCVGCGRCITWCPVGIDIVENVKIFKRELSKVKI
- a CDS encoding diaminohydroxyphosphoribosylaminopyrimidine deaminase, with translation MPSDIEIEKKDEFYLARCLQLALKGKGYVSPNPMVGCVIVKDNKIIGEGYHARYGEEHAEVNAIKNATESVEGATLYVNLEPCIHYGKTPPCVDLIIESKIKKVVIGTIDPNPLVNGKGIEKLKKAGIEVKVGVLENESKKLNEAFFKYITQKIPFVALKIAQTIDAKIADPEGNSKWITCEQSLRFVHQLRSEYDAVLIGSRTAKLDNPNLTVRLVEGRNPYRVILDSALSLPLELNVFSDKFTDKTIVFTSSDALKTKKDKVEKLNSLGIDVLTVKSRRRKLDLKDVLEKLGEKGIISVLVEGGGKIFTEFIKQKLADKVYIFIAPKILGKGIASIGDVGIRSIREIINLKEISIQNFGDDVMITGYL
- a CDS encoding Cyclic nucleotide-binding domain-containing protein, with protein sequence MSIETLEKILAEHPFFKDLKKEYLELILGCAKNVFYKAGEFIFREGEEANEFYIIRDGRVSLEISVPGKEPVIIQTLEDGEVLGWSWIIPPYYWHFDAKAVEPTRAIALDGKCLRNKCEEDHSLGYELLKRFVTIVEQRLQATRIQLLDLYGAG
- a CDS encoding Membrane-associated phospholipid phosphatase; the encoded protein is MWKVSLVKISLVILSFLLLFEISISQSLFDKLNADVKTFAKNSANYFSAPSGFNKEDFFRLSAISAGTILLFSLDHLNKDFQRFDNKIFKTAMEIDRYYGTVWMWGLISGSLYSSGMLFRDDEIREIGLMVFEAGALSGFVTTLLKVAFGRERPYVSGDKFKFHPFSFGGNKFYSFPSGHATLSFAISTVIASKFESKFVKFFIYTPAVLTALARVYNNQHWFSDVFLGSSIGYFTAAYIVNAHRENQR
- a CDS encoding NAD(P)H-flavin reductase, with the protein product MVQVESIIVTSSIKNPMLPILFQVRSRKQETDDTFTLELEPVESGIEFEFLPGQFNMIYVFGVGEVPISISGDPNKKNRIVHTTRMVGTVTKAMGTLRKGDVLGIRGPFGTSWPVDRCAGCDVVIVAGGIGLAPLRPAIYYILSNRGRYNRVILLYGARTPEDILYKREIEKWKSRFDFEVYVTVDRGTSGWKGNVGVVTTLIPRAPFDPLNAVAFVCGPEVMMRFTAIELIKRGVKENNIFLSMERNMKCGIGLCGHCQFGPVFICKDGPVFSYSQVKDLIFKREI
- a CDS encoding bacillithiol biosynthesis cysteine-adding enzyme BshC; translation: MQSVNFRYLFPNYGGVTRLFIDYVYNFKNVQRFYNYNFNDLDNLNSLIESVLKNYKNREKVVEILKRQNFYYENFSAREKLELLSRDNTLAVVTGQQVGLMSGPLYTIYKIITAIKLSDFLSEKFKDFNFVPVFYLESEDHDFFEANHVKVFNSSNELVKIEFNPEDTPRENYGPVGEIKFNDRFESVLRKFEEELQDSEFKNDVISFVRSTYKEGFNFAESFAKFVGGLFKNHGLVFLNPNDAELKRFLVPIFEREIDEHPKLSNLIVDVSAELEERYHAQVKPRAMNLFLFYRGGRYPIEPAEEKGMFRLKGARFKFSKGELKHILETNPQALSPNVILRPICQDTLLPTIFYVAGPSEIAYFAQLKPAYIYFGLPMPVIFPRISATLIEPKVRKILEKYKVEFEELFSDFSSVAKKISTMDSDIDIDGFFKVMRSRFESLLGEVKDFVLGIEPSLGGAVDNSASKILYHINNIYEKTVNANQKRNEIILKQIEKLKINLFPENEIQERVLNVIYFLNKYGFGLIDKLFDDLEVFEFNHQIIYL
- a CDS encoding Outer membrane lipoprotein — protein: MKIKNLFVVFLLLITSCGKEDANLFEKADKEYQKKNLKTAIDLYKHFAQKYPESSKAPEALFKLAQIYLNDLRLPKEAVGYFEQIVQKYPNTREAMNALFMLGFIYANEIHDYNKAREHYQKFLEQYPNSELAISAKFELENLGKEPEKILTK